In the Nicotiana tabacum cultivar K326 chromosome 16, ASM71507v2, whole genome shotgun sequence genome, one interval contains:
- the LOC107792763 gene encoding uncharacterized protein LOC107792763 translates to MPLGLLLGLGRNFRRKRTSSLDILTSKRVPRGYYKGKNCKPTGFHTRKGGYVVMQEKLPNYVVPDLTDFKLKPYVSQCPIEIKSTSTEANESAK, encoded by the exons ATGCCGCTGGGACTGCTATTAGGTTTAGGGAGAAATTTCAGAAGAAAACGTACTTCGTCTCTCGATATTCTTACTTCAAAAAGGGTTCCTCGGGGCTACTACAAGGGAAAGAATTGCAAGCCTACTGGTTTTCACACTCGCAAAG GTGGTTATGTTGTTATGCAAGAGAAGCTGCCTAACTATGTAGTTCCAGATTTGACTGACTTCAAG cTGAAACCTTATGTATCCCAATGCCCGATAGAAATTAAAAGCACAAGTACGGAGGCAAACGAATCTGCAAAATAA